A window of the Streptomyces formicae genome harbors these coding sequences:
- a CDS encoding DUF4394 domain-containing protein, which yields MRAAAIALALAASVATAVPATAVAMDGGNDGRGNGKIEVTGLTSDNRLVEFRENRPGKVTSIGTVTGLTVDTELVGIDYRVQNGLLYGVGDQGGIYTVDPETAVATKVHQLTVALSGTEFGVDFNPAANRLRIISDTGQNLRHNIDDPSAPLTTVVDTPLTHVSPVGPALGVTGAAYTNNDGDAATGTTLFVIDTVNNRVAIQSPANAGTLVPTGGLGVDAGLTAGFDIYSSAKSGSNDGFAVLQGAGSSTFSFYRINLLTGEATSRGAFPVNDQVVDIAVPLNQNSKN from the coding sequence ATGCGTGCAGCAGCAATCGCTCTCGCCCTCGCGGCCTCCGTCGCCACGGCCGTGCCGGCAACCGCCGTCGCCATGGACGGCGGAAACGACGGGCGTGGTAACGGCAAGATCGAAGTGACGGGCCTGACCAGCGACAACCGACTGGTGGAGTTCCGTGAGAACCGCCCCGGCAAAGTCACCTCGATCGGTACCGTCACCGGGCTGACGGTGGACACGGAACTGGTGGGTATCGACTACCGGGTCCAGAACGGCCTCCTCTACGGAGTCGGCGATCAGGGCGGCATCTACACCGTGGACCCGGAGACCGCAGTGGCGACGAAGGTCCACCAGCTCACGGTGGCCCTGTCCGGCACCGAGTTCGGCGTGGACTTCAACCCCGCCGCCAACCGCCTGCGGATCATCAGCGACACGGGGCAGAACCTCCGCCACAACATCGACGACCCGTCGGCCCCGCTGACGACCGTCGTGGACACCCCGCTGACCCATGTGTCGCCGGTCGGGCCTGCGCTCGGAGTCACCGGCGCGGCCTACACCAACAACGACGGGGACGCGGCGACCGGGACCACCCTGTTCGTCATCGACACGGTCAACAACCGGGTCGCGATCCAGTCCCCGGCGAACGCGGGCACCCTCGTTCCCACCGGTGGCCTGGGCGTCGACGCGGGCCTCACGGCCGGCTTCGACATCTACTCCTCGGCCAAGTCCGGCAGCAACGACGGCTTCGCCGTCCTGCAGGGCGCTGGCAGCAGCACCTTCTCCTTCTACCGGATCAACCTGCTGACGGGCGAAGCCACCAGCAGGGGAGCCTTCCCGGTGAACGACCAGGTCGTCGACATCGCGGTGCCGCTGAACCAGAACAGCAAGAACTGA
- a CDS encoding ABC transporter substrate-binding protein — protein sequence MTQSSFNGSSVPGSVAGHRVSRRSVLRGAALGAGAITLPSLLTACGGGPGGDGRTVTMGSNASDPVPRKAFAEAFTAYEKQSEEGRKVKVNTVDHNTFQENINRYLQGKPDDVFMWFAGYRMQFFAEKGLLHEISDLWAGYKGFSPALKDQSTGEDGKQYLTPYYYYPWAVFHRKSLFQERGYQAPKTLDEYVALARQMQKDKLVPIAFCDKDGWPAMGTFDYLNMRTNGYEFHKNLMAGKEAWNGKQVKEVFDTWRRLLPYCQQGANGRTWQEAATSLQKREAGMVVLGLPHPGQQFPESDQDDLDFFPFPVINPEHGQDAVEAPIDGYLLARKSKNLKNEKTLESAKDLLKWLATGRAEDIYLQHDPNNIAVSSEADTSAYSPIQKKAVELVSNAKQISQFLDRDTRPDFSSTVMIPAIQTFISNPDDVDGLVNDIERQKKTIFVSD from the coding sequence ATGACACAGTCATCGTTCAACGGTTCGTCCGTGCCAGGGAGCGTGGCCGGCCATCGGGTCTCCCGGCGGAGCGTGCTGCGCGGTGCGGCTCTGGGTGCGGGTGCAATCACTCTGCCGTCGCTGCTCACCGCCTGCGGCGGAGGGCCCGGCGGTGACGGCAGGACCGTCACGATGGGGTCCAACGCGTCGGACCCGGTGCCGCGCAAGGCGTTCGCCGAGGCGTTCACGGCGTACGAGAAGCAGTCGGAGGAAGGCCGCAAGGTCAAGGTCAACACCGTCGATCACAACACCTTCCAGGAGAACATCAACCGCTATCTGCAGGGCAAGCCGGACGACGTCTTCATGTGGTTCGCCGGCTATCGCATGCAGTTCTTCGCCGAGAAGGGCCTGCTGCACGAGATATCCGACCTCTGGGCCGGCTACAAAGGCTTCTCCCCGGCACTCAAGGACCAGTCGACCGGCGAGGACGGCAAGCAGTACCTGACGCCGTACTACTACTACCCGTGGGCCGTGTTCCACCGGAAGAGCCTCTTCCAGGAGCGCGGCTACCAGGCCCCGAAGACGCTCGACGAGTACGTCGCACTCGCCCGGCAGATGCAGAAGGACAAGCTCGTCCCCATCGCCTTCTGCGACAAGGACGGCTGGCCCGCGATGGGCACCTTCGACTATCTCAACATGCGCACCAACGGCTATGAGTTCCACAAGAACCTGATGGCCGGAAAGGAAGCCTGGAACGGCAAGCAGGTCAAGGAGGTCTTCGACACCTGGCGCCGGCTGCTCCCGTACTGCCAGCAGGGCGCCAACGGCCGCACCTGGCAGGAGGCCGCCACCAGTCTCCAGAAGCGCGAGGCCGGCATGGTGGTCCTCGGACTCCCGCACCCCGGCCAGCAGTTCCCGGAAAGCGACCAGGACGACCTCGACTTCTTCCCGTTCCCGGTCATCAACCCGGAGCACGGCCAGGACGCCGTCGAGGCCCCGATCGACGGGTACCTCCTCGCCAGGAAGTCGAAGAACCTCAAGAACGAGAAGACGCTCGAAAGCGCCAAGGACCTGCTGAAGTGGCTCGCCACCGGCAGGGCCGAGGACATCTACCTCCAGCACGATCCGAACAACATCGCCGTCAGCAGCGAGGCGGACACCTCCGCGTACAGCCCGATCCAGAAGAAGGCCGTCGAGCTGGTCTCGAACGCCAAGCAGATCTCCCAGTTCCTCGACCGCGACACGCGTCCCGACTTCTCCTCGACCGTCATGATCCCGGCCATCCAGACGTTCATCAGCAATCCGGACGACGTCGACGGACTCGTCAACGACATCGAGCGGCAGAAGAAGACCATCTTCGTCTCCGACTGA
- a CDS encoding NPCBM/NEW2 domain-containing protein: protein MRHLPICTPRRRVLAAVAAALVWAGGAAPAGFAAAAAPATAPSARPATSVPTTSAAASPVDDGLALTPPMGFNNWNSTHCRAEFNEAMVKGVADIFVEKGLKDAGYQYVNLDDCWALPERDADGKLVPDPVRFPNGIKAVADYVHSKGLKFGIYTSAGTKTCNPAGFPGGLGHEYSDAQQFADWGVDYLKYDNCNNQGVDAKLRYNTMRDALKATGRPIVYSLCEWGENKPWEWAADTGHLWRTTGDISDSWGSMLSIMKQNLPLAPYAGPGNWNDPDMLEVGNGGMTDTEYRTHFSMWSVMAAPLLIGSDLRTATPETFEILGNREVIAVDQDPLGKQGAVVSSQDGRWVVAKEMADGSRAVALFNESARPQRIATTAREAGLPDAAGYRVRDLWQHTDRNTAGVIAATVPAHGTVLVRVSAGPGWAQLPPAVELAAGEGLMTEAGEPAELTTAVTDLGRTPARDVSVSLTGPGGWRIEATSRTSTPLLRTGGKLTTGWRVTAPADAADGSYGLTLTATYRAPDGKRITETVPAAAQVVTAPPAGISYLSDLGPLSATNGWGPVEKDHSNGESGAGDGGPITIGGQVFAKGLGVHAGSTVEYYTGGRCTSVTAQVGLDDESGTRGTVAFEIWADGTKAAATDVLTNESAAQPLSADVTGAEVVRLVVTDGGDGIDYDHADWAEPKLTC, encoded by the coding sequence ATGCGTCACCTTCCCATCTGCACACCTCGACGAAGAGTGCTTGCAGCAGTGGCCGCGGCCCTGGTGTGGGCGGGCGGAGCGGCCCCGGCGGGCTTTGCGGCCGCTGCGGCACCGGCCACGGCGCCGTCCGCGCGGCCCGCGACGTCCGTGCCGACGACGTCGGCCGCCGCTTCACCGGTGGACGACGGGCTCGCCCTCACCCCGCCCATGGGGTTCAACAACTGGAACTCCACGCACTGCAGGGCCGAATTCAACGAGGCGATGGTCAAGGGCGTCGCCGACATCTTCGTCGAAAAGGGCCTCAAGGACGCGGGCTATCAGTACGTCAACCTCGACGACTGCTGGGCGCTGCCCGAGCGCGACGCCGACGGAAAGCTCGTCCCCGACCCGGTGCGCTTCCCGAACGGCATCAAGGCAGTGGCCGATTACGTCCACTCCAAAGGGCTGAAATTCGGTATCTACACGAGCGCCGGGACAAAGACCTGCAATCCCGCGGGATTCCCGGGCGGGCTGGGACATGAGTACAGCGATGCCCAGCAGTTCGCCGACTGGGGTGTCGACTACCTCAAGTACGACAACTGCAACAACCAGGGCGTGGACGCGAAACTGCGCTACAACACGATGCGCGACGCACTGAAGGCCACCGGCCGGCCGATCGTCTACAGCCTCTGCGAATGGGGCGAGAACAAGCCCTGGGAGTGGGCGGCGGACACCGGCCATCTGTGGCGCACCACGGGCGACATCAGCGACAGCTGGGGCTCCATGCTCTCGATCATGAAGCAGAACCTGCCCCTCGCGCCGTACGCGGGACCCGGGAACTGGAACGACCCCGACATGCTGGAGGTCGGCAACGGCGGCATGACGGACACCGAGTACCGCACCCACTTCTCCATGTGGTCGGTCATGGCCGCGCCGCTGCTCATCGGCTCGGACCTGCGCACGGCGACCCCCGAGACCTTCGAGATCCTGGGCAATCGCGAGGTCATCGCCGTCGACCAGGACCCGCTGGGCAAGCAGGGCGCCGTCGTGTCGTCGCAGGACGGCCGGTGGGTCGTCGCCAAGGAGATGGCGGACGGCAGCCGGGCCGTCGCGCTCTTCAACGAGAGTGCGCGTCCGCAGCGGATCGCGACGACCGCACGGGAGGCCGGACTGCCGGATGCGGCGGGATACCGGGTCCGCGACCTGTGGCAGCACACGGACCGCAACACCGCGGGCGTGATCGCGGCGACCGTGCCCGCGCACGGCACGGTGCTGGTCCGGGTGTCGGCCGGCCCCGGCTGGGCGCAGCTGCCGCCCGCCGTCGAACTGGCCGCCGGTGAGGGCCTGATGACCGAGGCGGGCGAGCCCGCCGAGCTGACGACCGCGGTCACCGATCTGGGCCGTACGCCCGCACGGGACGTGTCGGTCTCGCTGACCGGTCCCGGGGGCTGGCGGATCGAGGCCACCTCCCGCACGTCGACGCCCCTGCTGCGGACCGGCGGGAAGCTCACCACCGGCTGGCGGGTCACGGCGCCGGCGGACGCGGCGGACGGCTCGTACGGGCTGACGCTCACCGCCACCTACCGGGCACCGGACGGGAAGCGGATCACCGAGACCGTACCGGCGGCCGCCCAGGTGGTGACGGCCCCGCCCGCCGGGATCTCGTACCTCAGCGACCTCGGCCCGCTCAGCGCCACCAACGGCTGGGGTCCGGTCGAGAAGGACCACAGCAACGGCGAGAGCGGCGCCGGCGACGGCGGTCCGATCACCATCGGCGGCCAGGTCTTCGCCAAGGGCCTCGGCGTCCACGCGGGCAGCACCGTCGAGTACTACACCGGGGGACGCTGCACCTCCGTGACGGCCCAGGTCGGCCTGGACGACGAGTCGGGCACCCGCGGCACGGTCGCCTTCGAGATCTGGGCCGACGGCACGAAGGCCGCGGCCACGGACGTCCTCACGAACGAGTCGGCCGCGCAGCCGCTGTCGGCGGATGTGACCGGTGCCGAGGTCGTGCGCCTGGTCGTGACCGACGGCGGTGACGGCATCGACTACGACCACGCCGACTGGGCGGAGCCGAAGCTGACCTGCTGA
- a CDS encoding electron transfer flavoprotein subunit alpha/FixB family protein has translation MADVLVYVDHVDGAVRKPTLELLTLARRIGEPVAVALGAGAEATAPVLAEHGAVRVLAADAAEFAEYLVVPKVDALQAAYEAVAPVAVLVPSSAEGKEVAARLAVRIGSGLITDAIDLEAGEEGVVATQSAFAAAFTTRSRVSKGTPVITVKPNSAPVQAAPAAGAVQTLAVVFGSASTGTKIVSRIPRESTGRPELTEAAIVVSGGRGVNGAENFALIEALADSLGAAVGASRAAVDAGWYPHANQVGQTGKSVSPQLYIASGISGAIQHRAGMQTSKTIVAINKDAEAPIFDLVDYGIVGDLFDVVPQLTDEINTRKG, from the coding sequence ATGGCTGATGTTCTCGTCTATGTCGATCACGTGGACGGTGCCGTCCGCAAGCCCACGCTGGAGCTGTTGACGCTGGCCCGCCGGATCGGTGAGCCGGTGGCCGTCGCACTCGGCGCCGGCGCGGAGGCCACGGCGCCGGTGCTGGCCGAGCACGGCGCGGTCAGGGTCCTTGCCGCCGATGCGGCCGAGTTCGCCGAGTATCTCGTCGTGCCGAAGGTGGATGCGTTGCAGGCCGCGTACGAGGCCGTGGCGCCGGTGGCGGTGCTGGTGCCCTCGTCCGCGGAGGGCAAGGAGGTCGCGGCGCGCCTGGCGGTGCGGATCGGTTCCGGTCTGATCACCGACGCGATCGACCTGGAGGCGGGTGAGGAGGGTGTGGTGGCCACGCAGTCCGCGTTCGCCGCCGCGTTCACCACCAGGTCCCGGGTGAGCAAGGGCACGCCGGTGATCACCGTGAAGCCGAACTCGGCCCCGGTCCAGGCGGCCCCGGCGGCCGGCGCGGTTCAGACGCTGGCGGTGGTCTTCGGGAGCGCGTCCACCGGCACGAAGATCGTCTCCCGTATCCCGCGGGAGTCGACCGGGCGTCCGGAGCTGACCGAGGCCGCGATCGTGGTCTCCGGTGGCCGCGGTGTCAACGGTGCGGAGAACTTCGCACTCATCGAGGCGCTCGCCGACTCGCTCGGTGCCGCGGTCGGTGCCTCGCGTGCCGCGGTCGACGCCGGCTGGTACCCGCACGCCAACCAGGTCGGCCAGACCGGCAAGAGTGTCTCCCCGCAGCTGTACATCGCCTCCGGTATCTCCGGCGCGATCCAGCACCGGGCCGGTATGCAGACCTCCAAGACCATCGTCGCGATCAACAAGGACGCCGAAGCCCCGATCTTCGACCTCGTCGACTACGGCATCGTCGGCGACCTCTTCGACGTCGTCCCCCAGCTCACCGACGAGATCAACACCCGCAAGGGCTGA
- a CDS encoding DUF6986 family protein — protein MGQQEKVTTSLAGAVSEDISASLAPVDAELARRYPGDPGTRQPIHTVYVPGDAFDAGTIRSWGDQALAALDEHAPDAATLARVLGLSDELAEPVHTRVRAKLEREPVEDLRVDFEDGYHGRDEDADAARAARLISEAYEKGTAAPYMGIRMKCMEAAVRDRGIRTTDIFLTGLMEHGGLPDGLVLTLPKVTYPEQVTAFVRLLEAFEKAHGLDAGRIGFEIQIETSQAILAADGTATVARMIDAAEGRATGLHYGTFDYSACLGVSAAYQASDHPAADHAKAVMQVAAAGTGVRVSDGSTNVLPVGTTDHVHEAWRLHYGLTRRALARAYYQGWDMHPGHLPTRYAAVFAFYREGMAAAAARLAAYVARTEGDIMDEPATAKALSGYLLRGLDCGALDGDEVAGLTGLTRAELDGFARPRRGDLTATAQ, from the coding sequence ATGGGTCAGCAGGAGAAGGTGACGACGAGCCTCGCCGGCGCGGTCAGCGAGGACATCAGCGCCTCCCTCGCACCGGTGGACGCGGAGCTCGCCCGCCGCTACCCGGGAGACCCCGGCACCCGCCAGCCCATTCACACCGTCTACGTACCGGGCGACGCGTTCGACGCCGGAACCATCCGTTCCTGGGGCGACCAGGCCCTCGCCGCGCTCGACGAGCACGCGCCCGACGCCGCGACCCTCGCCCGGGTGCTCGGCCTCTCCGACGAGCTCGCCGAGCCCGTCCACACGCGCGTACGGGCCAAGCTGGAGCGCGAGCCCGTCGAGGACCTCCGCGTCGACTTCGAGGACGGCTACCACGGCCGTGACGAGGACGCGGACGCCGCCCGGGCCGCCCGGCTGATCTCCGAGGCGTACGAAAAGGGCACGGCGGCCCCGTACATGGGCATCCGGATGAAGTGCATGGAGGCCGCCGTACGCGACCGCGGCATCCGCACCACGGACATCTTCCTCACCGGCCTGATGGAGCACGGCGGTCTGCCCGACGGGCTCGTGCTCACCCTCCCCAAGGTGACCTACCCCGAGCAGGTCACGGCGTTCGTCCGGCTCCTCGAAGCCTTCGAGAAGGCCCACGGCCTCGACGCCGGCCGGATCGGCTTCGAGATCCAGATCGAGACCAGCCAGGCCATCCTCGCCGCAGACGGCACCGCCACCGTCGCCCGCATGATCGACGCCGCCGAGGGCCGCGCCACCGGACTGCACTACGGCACCTTCGACTACAGCGCCTGCCTCGGCGTCAGCGCCGCGTACCAGGCGAGCGACCACCCGGCCGCCGACCACGCCAAGGCGGTCATGCAGGTCGCCGCGGCGGGCACCGGCGTCCGCGTGTCCGACGGCTCCACCAACGTCCTCCCGGTCGGGACCACCGACCACGTCCACGAGGCGTGGCGGCTCCACTACGGCCTGACGCGCCGGGCGTTGGCCCGCGCGTACTACCAGGGCTGGGACATGCACCCGGGGCACCTCCCGACCCGCTACGCCGCCGTCTTCGCCTTCTACCGCGAGGGCATGGCGGCCGCCGCCGCCCGCCTCGCCGCGTACGTCGCCAGGACCGAGGGCGACATCATGGACGAACCCGCCACCGCGAAGGCGCTCAGCGGCTACCTCCTGCGCGGTCTGGACTGCGGCGCCCTGGACGGCGACGAGGTGGCCGGGCTCACGGGGCTGACGCGCGCCGAGCTCGATGGTTTCGCCCGGCCGCGGCGCGGCGATCTCACGGCCACGGCGCAGTAG
- a CDS encoding carbohydrate ABC transporter permease, giving the protein MALNTARRTGRRGPRRFTPRDLAVLGVLLGIPLLLDIAVVWGPTLASVVLSFTSWDGIGDIEWVGTQNYANLFTNYPQFWPAVRHNLLWLAFLGLVATPFGLLLAVLVDRGVRFSRFYQSTLYMPVVLSLAIVGFIAQLVFSRDQGALNAILGNTDNPTDWLGDPDLNIWMVLLAAAWRHTGYVMILYLAGLKAVDPSLKEAAAIDGAGEAQTFFRVVLPTLRPVNVIVGVITVIEALRAFDIVYAVNKGRNGLELLSVLVTDNIIGEASRIGFGSAIAVVLLTVSLGFVVTYLVQEIRGEMTR; this is encoded by the coding sequence GTGGCGCTCAACACCGCGCGGCGCACCGGACGGCGAGGCCCGCGGCGGTTCACCCCCCGCGACCTCGCCGTCCTCGGCGTGCTGCTGGGCATACCCCTCCTGCTCGACATCGCCGTCGTCTGGGGGCCGACGCTCGCCTCCGTCGTGCTCTCCTTCACCAGCTGGGACGGCATCGGTGACATCGAGTGGGTCGGTACGCAGAACTACGCGAACCTCTTCACCAACTATCCGCAGTTCTGGCCGGCCGTACGGCACAACCTGCTGTGGCTCGCCTTCCTCGGCCTCGTGGCCACCCCCTTCGGGCTGCTCCTCGCCGTCCTCGTCGACCGCGGCGTCCGCTTCAGCCGCTTCTACCAGTCGACCCTCTACATGCCCGTCGTCCTGTCGCTCGCGATCGTCGGCTTCATCGCCCAACTGGTCTTCTCCCGCGACCAAGGCGCGCTGAACGCGATCCTCGGGAACACGGACAACCCCACCGACTGGCTCGGCGACCCCGACCTCAACATCTGGATGGTCCTCCTGGCCGCGGCCTGGCGGCACACCGGCTATGTGATGATCCTCTACCTCGCCGGGCTCAAGGCCGTGGACCCGTCGCTGAAGGAGGCCGCCGCCATCGACGGGGCCGGCGAGGCGCAGACCTTCTTCCGGGTCGTCCTGCCGACCCTGCGGCCCGTCAACGTCATCGTCGGCGTCATCACCGTCATCGAGGCCCTGCGCGCCTTCGACATCGTCTACGCCGTCAACAAGGGCCGCAACGGCCTGGAGCTGCTCTCGGTGCTCGTCACCGACAACATCATCGGCGAGGCCAGCCGGATCGGCTTCGGCTCGGCGATCGCGGTGGTGCTGCTGACCGTCTCCCTGGGGTTCGTCGTGACGTACCTGGTCCAGGAGATCCGAGGGGAGATGACCCGTTGA
- a CDS encoding MFS transporter has product MWRDRDFAVFWAAQTLSVVGDSFALIALPLLVLHATGSVAQMGLLTAVAGAASLVAGVFAGVMVDRLDRRKLLIACDVARMLLYALVPLVWAFGPQIWLLYVLLPLGEAVGMLFAVTYVTVVRSLVSGDRITEANGRLNATAAAAGVLGPLCAGVVAARFGPAAAVGVDAASFGVSAACLGFVRFRDGTRATRSAGADAKAAPWRLWQDLRAGVSFLRGHPVLRALTVLLAFFSFLTLGLNDLLIYHLKHDLGQSDGVVGTVFAVGALGTITGALLVAPVRRRLGFGPTWTGAVAVCGLAVAGIGWAGSVTGVAVMAAAFLGCAGVAGTCSMSLRQEVTPEHLLGRVTSAFWTLHYSAAPVGAAVLTWAAQRHGTAPVGLAAGASCVLMAALALLTPVRRRRPECPA; this is encoded by the coding sequence CTGTGGCGTGACCGCGACTTCGCTGTCTTCTGGGCCGCGCAGACCCTCTCGGTCGTCGGAGACTCCTTCGCCCTGATCGCGCTGCCGCTGCTGGTGCTGCACGCGACGGGATCCGTGGCGCAGATGGGCCTGCTGACCGCCGTCGCCGGCGCGGCCTCGCTCGTGGCAGGGGTGTTCGCCGGAGTCATGGTGGACCGGCTGGACCGCAGGAAACTGCTGATCGCCTGCGACGTCGCTCGCATGCTGCTCTACGCGCTCGTACCGCTGGTGTGGGCGTTCGGCCCGCAGATCTGGCTGCTGTATGTGCTCCTGCCGCTGGGCGAGGCCGTAGGGATGCTGTTCGCCGTCACGTACGTCACCGTCGTACGGAGCCTGGTCAGCGGCGACCGGATCACGGAGGCCAACGGCAGACTCAATGCGACGGCCGCGGCGGCCGGGGTGCTCGGCCCGCTGTGCGCGGGTGTGGTGGCGGCCCGGTTCGGGCCGGCGGCGGCAGTCGGTGTGGACGCGGCGAGCTTCGGTGTGTCCGCGGCCTGTCTGGGCTTCGTACGGTTCAGGGACGGCACGCGGGCGACGCGGAGCGCCGGGGCGGATGCGAAGGCGGCTCCGTGGAGGCTGTGGCAGGACCTGCGTGCCGGGGTGTCCTTCCTGCGCGGGCACCCCGTGCTGCGGGCCCTGACCGTCCTTCTGGCGTTCTTCAGCTTCCTGACGCTCGGGCTGAACGACCTGCTCATCTACCACCTCAAGCACGACCTCGGGCAGAGCGACGGCGTGGTGGGCACCGTCTTCGCGGTCGGGGCGCTGGGCACGATCACCGGAGCCCTGCTCGTGGCCCCGGTCCGCCGCAGGCTCGGCTTCGGTCCGACCTGGACCGGCGCCGTCGCGGTGTGCGGGCTCGCCGTGGCGGGCATCGGCTGGGCCGGCAGCGTGACGGGCGTCGCCGTCATGGCCGCCGCGTTCCTGGGCTGCGCCGGCGTCGCGGGAACGTGCTCGATGTCCCTGCGGCAGGAGGTGACCCCTGAGCACCTGCTGGGACGCGTCACTTCGGCGTTCTGGACGCTCCACTACTCGGCGGCGCCGGTCGGCGCGGCGGTCCTCACCTGGGCCGCGCAACGCCACGGCACGGCCCCGGTGGGTCTGGCCGCCGGTGCGTCCTGCGTGCTCATGGCGGCGCTGGCACTGCTCACGCCGGTCCGCCGGCGCCGCCCGGAGTGCCCTGCGTGA
- a CDS encoding ROK family protein: MHNDLVAALDIGGTKIAGALVDGSGRILVRAQRPTPAREDGETVMRAVQAVLGELAASPLWLHTTAVGIGSAGPVDASAGTVSPVNIPGWRGFPLVDQVRAAVGGLPVELVGDGVAITAAEHWQGAARGYDDALCMVVSTGVGGGLVLGGKLHPGPTGNAGHIGHISVDLDGDLCPCGGRGCVERIASGPNIARRAVETGWRPGPDGDTSAAAVAAAATAGDPVAVASFERAAQALAAGIAATATLVEIHIAVIGGGVAGAGDVLFTPLRRALRDYATLSFVQDLVVAPARTGTDAGLLGAAAAASPALRGETAASLNG, from the coding sequence ATGCATAACGACCTCGTCGCCGCGCTCGACATCGGCGGCACCAAGATCGCCGGCGCTCTGGTGGACGGCAGCGGCAGGATTCTCGTACGGGCGCAGCGGCCGACTCCGGCGCGTGAGGACGGCGAGACGGTGATGCGCGCCGTCCAGGCGGTGCTCGGCGAGCTCGCGGCGTCCCCGCTGTGGCTGCACACGACCGCCGTCGGCATCGGCAGCGCCGGTCCCGTGGACGCGTCGGCCGGCACGGTGAGCCCGGTCAACATTCCCGGCTGGCGCGGCTTTCCGCTGGTGGACCAGGTGCGTGCGGCCGTCGGCGGGCTGCCCGTGGAGCTGGTCGGCGACGGGGTCGCGATCACCGCGGCCGAGCACTGGCAGGGAGCCGCGCGCGGGTACGACGACGCGCTGTGCATGGTGGTCTCGACGGGCGTCGGCGGCGGACTCGTCCTCGGCGGCAAGCTGCACCCGGGGCCCACGGGCAACGCGGGACACATCGGCCACATCAGCGTGGACCTCGACGGGGACCTCTGCCCGTGCGGGGGACGCGGCTGCGTGGAGCGGATCGCCAGCGGCCCCAACATCGCCCGCCGCGCCGTCGAGACCGGCTGGCGACCGGGCCCGGACGGCGACACCTCGGCCGCCGCCGTGGCCGCGGCGGCTACCGCCGGCGACCCCGTGGCGGTCGCGTCCTTCGAGCGCGCGGCGCAGGCGCTGGCCGCGGGCATCGCCGCGACCGCGACGCTGGTGGAGATCCACATCGCCGTCATCGGCGGGGGAGTGGCGGGGGCGGGCGACGTGCTCTTCACGCCCCTGCGGCGCGCCCTTCGGGACTACGCCACGCTCTCCTTCGTGCAGGACCTCGTCGTCGCGCCCGCGCGTACGGGCACGGATGCCGGCCTGCTGGGGGCCGCGGCGGCCGCGTCGCCCGCGCTGCGCGGCGAGACGGCGGCGAGTCTCAACGGCTGA
- a CDS encoding LacI family DNA-binding transcriptional regulator: MKDVAARAGVGLKTVSRVVNGEPGVTPDTERRVQEAIEALGFRRNDSARVLRKGRTASIGLVLEDLADPFYGPLSRAVEEVARAHGALLINGSSAEDPDREQELALALCARRVDGLIVIPAGNDHRYLEPEIKAGVATVFVDRPAGRIDADVVLSDSFGGSRQGVAHLVAHGHRRIGFIGDLPRIHTATERLRGYRAAMEDAGLPVDERWVSLGSTDPERVTAAVEAMLSGPEPVTALFAGNNRVTVTAVRVLAGRDVPVALVGFDDIELADLLGITVIAQDAAALGRTAAERLFRRLDGVADEPARVELATRLIARGSGEVPPPA; the protein is encoded by the coding sequence ATGAAGGACGTGGCCGCGCGCGCAGGAGTCGGCCTCAAGACGGTGTCCCGGGTGGTCAACGGCGAGCCGGGCGTCACACCGGACACCGAGCGCCGGGTGCAGGAGGCCATCGAGGCGCTGGGCTTCCGGCGCAACGACAGCGCGCGGGTGCTCCGCAAGGGCCGCACGGCATCGATCGGGCTGGTGCTGGAGGATCTCGCCGACCCCTTCTACGGTCCGCTGAGCCGCGCCGTCGAGGAAGTCGCCCGGGCCCATGGCGCGCTGCTCATCAACGGGTCCAGCGCGGAGGACCCGGACCGCGAGCAGGAGTTGGCGCTGGCGCTGTGCGCCCGCCGCGTGGACGGGCTGATCGTGATCCCGGCAGGCAACGACCACCGCTATCTGGAGCCCGAGATCAAGGCGGGGGTGGCGACGGTGTTCGTGGACCGTCCGGCCGGGCGCATCGACGCGGACGTCGTCCTGTCGGACAGCTTCGGCGGCTCCCGCCAGGGCGTCGCGCATCTCGTCGCGCACGGGCACCGCAGGATCGGGTTCATCGGCGACCTGCCGCGCATCCACACGGCGACCGAGCGACTGCGCGGCTACCGCGCGGCGATGGAGGACGCGGGGCTGCCGGTGGACGAGCGGTGGGTGTCGCTCGGTTCGACGGACCCGGAGCGGGTGACGGCGGCGGTGGAGGCGATGCTGTCGGGGCCGGAACCGGTCACCGCGCTGTTCGCCGGCAACAACCGCGTGACCGTCACCGCCGTCCGGGTGCTGGCCGGGCGCGACGTTCCGGTCGCCCTGGTCGGCTTCGACGACATCGAACTCGCCGACCTGCTGGGCATCACTGTCATCGCACAGGACGCCGCGGCGCTCGGGCGTACGGCGGCGGAGCGGCTGTTCCGCCGGCTCGACGGGGTGGCCGACGAGCCGGCGCGCGTGGAGCTGGCGACACGGCTGATCGCCCGCGGCTCGGGCGAAGTGCCGCCGCCCGCCTGA